Proteins from one Mycobacterium sp. EPa45 genomic window:
- a CDS encoding M28 family metallopeptidase: protein MKHRHLAVAGRVALAVAVVAVAGCNRPADPGKPAAPRQAAAQFADQLRQRVTTDAMVAHLQKLQDIANANNGTRAVGTPGFDASVDYVAGVLRSKGFDVQTPEFQAKVFKAGPAELRVGGDTVTAHTAEFSLSTPPQGVTGPLVAAPADDTPGCAPADYDGLPVQGAVVLVDRGSCPFADKQAIAAKLGAIAMIVADNVDEQAMGATLGETTDVKIPVVGVTKADGARLRANPGPTMLKLEASTQVVNARNVIAQTKTGSTSDVIMTGAHLDSVPEGPGINDNGSGVAAVLETAVQLGSNPDVKNAVRFAFWGAEELGTIGSNKYIESLNGDQLKDIALYLNYDMIGSPNPGYFTYDGDQSTAPGRGDRVPRVPEGSAGIERTLVAYLKAAGKTPQDTSFDGRSDYDAFTKAGIPSGGLFSGAEENKTADQQKLWGGTADAPFDPNYHKATDTIEHVDKAALGILGGGVVFSVGIYAQDIEGRNGIPVRDDRTRHAGAVN from the coding sequence ATGAAGCACAGACACCTGGCCGTCGCGGGCCGCGTCGCGCTCGCCGTCGCCGTCGTCGCCGTGGCGGGGTGCAACCGGCCGGCCGACCCCGGAAAGCCGGCGGCCCCGCGCCAGGCCGCCGCGCAGTTCGCCGACCAGCTGCGTCAGCGGGTCACCACCGACGCCATGGTCGCGCACCTGCAGAAGCTTCAGGACATCGCCAACGCCAACAACGGCACCAGGGCGGTGGGCACCCCCGGCTTCGACGCCAGCGTCGACTACGTGGCGGGCGTGCTGCGATCGAAGGGGTTCGATGTGCAGACCCCCGAGTTCCAGGCCAAAGTCTTCAAGGCCGGCCCGGCCGAATTGCGGGTCGGCGGCGACACCGTCACCGCGCATACCGCAGAGTTCAGTCTGTCCACTCCGCCGCAGGGCGTGACGGGACCACTGGTCGCCGCGCCCGCCGATGACACGCCCGGCTGCGCACCGGCCGATTACGACGGTCTCCCCGTCCAGGGCGCGGTGGTGCTGGTGGATCGGGGTAGCTGCCCCTTCGCCGACAAGCAGGCCATCGCCGCCAAGCTGGGCGCGATCGCGATGATCGTCGCCGACAACGTCGACGAACAAGCGATGGGAGCCACCCTCGGCGAGACCACCGACGTCAAGATCCCGGTGGTCGGCGTGACCAAGGCCGACGGGGCGCGGCTGCGGGCCAATCCCGGGCCGACGATGCTCAAACTTGAAGCCAGCACACAAGTGGTCAACGCCCGCAACGTCATTGCGCAGACCAAGACCGGGTCGACCAGTGACGTGATCATGACCGGCGCTCACCTGGACAGCGTCCCTGAAGGTCCCGGAATCAACGACAACGGTTCCGGCGTGGCCGCGGTCCTGGAGACCGCAGTGCAACTCGGGTCCAATCCTGATGTGAAGAACGCCGTGCGGTTTGCCTTTTGGGGGGCCGAAGAGCTCGGGACCATCGGGTCGAACAAATACATTGAGTCGCTGAACGGCGACCAGCTCAAAGACATTGCGCTGTACCTGAATTACGACATGATCGGCTCACCCAACCCGGGCTACTTCACCTACGACGGTGACCAGTCGACGGCACCGGGGCGGGGCGACCGGGTACCGCGGGTGCCGGAGGGTTCGGCAGGCATCGAGCGGACGTTGGTCGCGTATCTGAAGGCGGCCGGAAAGACCCCGCAGGACACGTCTTTCGACGGACGGTCGGATTACGATGCGTTTACGAAGGCGGGCATTCCGTCCGGCGGCCTGTTCTCCGGTGCCGAGGAGAACAAGACCGCCGATCAGCAGAAGCTGTGGGGCGGTACCGCCGACGCCCCATTCGATCCGAACTATCACAAGGCCACCGACACCATCGAGCACGTCGACAAGGCCGCGCTCGGCATCCTCGGCGGGGGAGTGGTGTTCTCGGTCGGGATCTACGCCCAGGACATCGAGGGCCGCAACGGTATTCCGGTTCGCGATGACCGCACCCGGCATGCCGGTGCGGTCAACTGA
- a CDS encoding APC family permease: MVGAGIFVALAPAAAAAGSWLLVGLAVAAVVAYCNATSSARLAAMYPQSGGTYVYGRERLGDFWGYLAGWSFVVGKTASCAAMALTVGFYVWPAYAHAVAVAAVVALTAANYRGIQKSALLTRVIVAVVLAVLAAVVVIVVTSGHTEVAHLRLGQGTLPGVLQAAGLLFFAFAGYARIATLGEEVRDPARTIPRAIPIALGLALVVYAVVAVTVLGELGPARLATAAAPLADAVRAAGAGGFEPVVRVGAAVAALGSLLSLILGVSRTTLAMARDHHLPGALACVHPRFGVPHRAEVAVGVVVAIIAAVADVRGVIGFSSFAVLVYYAVANASAWTLGGRVIPALGLVGCVVLAVALPLASVLSGAAVLTLGAAVYAVRRHRV; this comes from the coding sequence ATGGTCGGCGCCGGGATTTTCGTCGCGCTGGCCCCCGCCGCCGCCGCCGCCGGATCCTGGCTCTTGGTCGGTCTGGCGGTCGCCGCGGTCGTCGCCTACTGCAACGCCACCTCGTCTGCGCGGCTGGCGGCGATGTACCCGCAATCCGGCGGGACGTATGTCTACGGCCGGGAACGGCTCGGCGACTTCTGGGGCTACCTGGCCGGTTGGAGCTTCGTGGTCGGCAAGACCGCCTCGTGTGCGGCGATGGCATTGACTGTCGGCTTCTACGTCTGGCCCGCCTACGCCCACGCCGTCGCGGTTGCTGCGGTGGTGGCGTTGACGGCGGCGAACTACCGCGGCATCCAGAAGTCGGCATTGCTGACACGCGTCATCGTCGCCGTCGTGCTGGCCGTGCTGGCCGCGGTCGTGGTGATCGTGGTGACCTCGGGGCATACCGAGGTCGCGCATCTGCGGCTCGGCCAGGGCACCCTCCCCGGCGTGCTGCAGGCGGCCGGTCTGCTGTTCTTCGCCTTCGCCGGCTATGCGCGGATCGCGACCCTCGGCGAGGAGGTCCGCGATCCGGCCCGAACCATTCCGCGGGCTATCCCGATCGCGCTCGGTCTTGCCCTTGTCGTCTATGCGGTTGTCGCGGTCACCGTGCTCGGGGAGCTCGGTCCCGCCCGATTGGCAACGGCCGCAGCACCATTGGCCGACGCCGTGCGCGCCGCCGGGGCCGGCGGCTTCGAGCCGGTGGTGCGAGTCGGTGCAGCGGTGGCGGCGTTGGGCTCGCTGCTGTCGCTGATCCTCGGGGTATCACGGACCACGCTGGCCATGGCGCGCGATCACCACCTGCCAGGTGCCCTGGCCTGCGTGCATCCGCGTTTCGGTGTCCCGCACCGGGCCGAGGTAGCCGTCGGTGTGGTGGTCGCGATAATCGCCGCGGTGGCCGATGTCCGTGGGGTGATCGGCTTCTCATCGTTCGCGGTGCTGGTGTACTACGCCGTCGCCAACGCCTCGGCATGGACTCTCGGCGGCCGGGTCATTCCCGCGCTCGGACTGGTCGGGTGTGTGGTCCTGGCAGTCGCGCTGCCGCTTGCGTCGGTGCTGTCCGGCGCGGCGGTACTCACGCTCGGCGCCGCTGTGTACGCCGTCCGGCGACATCGCGTCTAG
- the thiS gene encoding sulfur carrier protein ThiS: MKLMVNDEELEVDDGTTVSGLLDSLGFPDRGIAVAVNWSVLPRSQWNSVVPEGARVEVVTAVQGG; this comes from the coding sequence GTGAAGCTGATGGTCAACGACGAGGAACTGGAAGTCGATGACGGCACCACGGTGTCAGGCTTACTGGACAGTCTCGGCTTTCCCGACCGCGGCATCGCCGTCGCCGTGAACTGGTCGGTTCTGCCTCGCTCACAATGGAATTCGGTGGTGCCCGAGGGTGCCCGTGTCGAGGTGGTAACGGCGGTGCAAGGTGGTTGA
- a CDS encoding thiazole synthase: MVEQLTIAGRTFGSRLILGTGGAPSLTVLEEALVASGTELTTVAMRRVDAEGGTGVLDLLARLQITPLPNTAGCRGAAEAVLTAQLAREALGTNWIKLEVIADERTLLPDAIELVRAAEQLVDDGFVVLPYTNDDPVLARRLEDTGCAAVMPLGSPIGTGLGISNPHNIEMIVAAAGVPVILDAGIGTASDAALAMELGCDAVLLASAVTRAADPPAMAAAMSAAVTAGLLARHAGRIPKRFWAQASSPAISWQDA, translated from the coding sequence GTGGTTGAGCAGCTCACGATCGCGGGTCGTACGTTCGGCTCGCGACTGATCCTGGGCACTGGCGGTGCGCCGAGCCTGACGGTGCTGGAAGAGGCGCTGGTGGCCTCGGGCACCGAGTTGACCACCGTCGCGATGCGCCGGGTGGACGCCGAGGGCGGCACCGGCGTGCTGGATCTACTTGCCCGCCTGCAAATCACCCCGCTACCCAACACCGCGGGCTGTCGCGGCGCGGCCGAGGCGGTGCTGACCGCGCAGCTGGCTCGTGAGGCGCTGGGCACCAACTGGATCAAACTCGAGGTCATCGCCGACGAGCGGACCCTGCTACCGGATGCGATCGAATTGGTCCGCGCTGCAGAGCAATTGGTGGACGACGGCTTCGTGGTGCTGCCCTACACCAATGACGACCCGGTGCTGGCCCGCCGGCTCGAGGACACCGGGTGCGCGGCGGTGATGCCGCTGGGCTCGCCGATCGGCACCGGGCTGGGAATCTCCAATCCGCACAACATCGAGATGATCGTCGCGGCCGCCGGGGTTCCGGTGATACTCGACGCCGGAATCGGCACCGCCAGCGACGCCGCGCTCGCGATGGAATTGGGTTGCGATGCGGTACTTTTGGCCAGCGCCGTCACCCGGGCTGCGGATCCGCCGGCGATGGCGGCAGCGATGTCGGCAGCGGTGACCGCCGGTCTGCTGGCCCGGCACGCCGGGCGGATTCCGAAGCGGTTCTGGGCACAGGCATCGAGCCCGGCCATCAGCTGGCAGGATGCGTGA
- a CDS encoding permease, whose translation MTVTSPRRRLMTSTEVLVAALVVCALVGTWMRDGVAGNPQLAIAGTVFAGVFLQAVPFLVLGVVISGLIAAFVSAERLARWLPRRAPVAVLTAGVAGAALPGCECGSVPVARRLFGDGAAGAAALTFMLSAPAINPVVLVATAVAFPGQPQMVAARCIASLATPVVMGIVWSRWGRPGWVTRMLPRSHDDAPSRWVAFTEAARHDFLQAASYLVIGAAAAATLRVLVPPWVFEHLAGHLLIGVVTMALLAFVLALCSEADAFVAASLTMVPLVPRLVFLVVGPAVDVKLVAMQAGLFGRGFALRFAPATLVVATVLATAVGLALL comes from the coding sequence ATGACCGTCACCTCCCCACGCCGCCGCCTCATGACCTCGACCGAGGTGCTGGTGGCCGCATTGGTGGTGTGCGCGCTGGTCGGCACCTGGATGCGCGACGGGGTCGCAGGCAACCCGCAGCTGGCTATCGCGGGAACGGTGTTCGCCGGGGTTTTTCTGCAGGCCGTGCCCTTTCTGGTGCTCGGCGTGGTGATCAGCGGGCTGATCGCCGCTTTCGTGTCCGCGGAGCGACTGGCCCGATGGTTGCCCAGGCGGGCGCCGGTAGCCGTGCTGACGGCCGGGGTGGCCGGCGCGGCGCTGCCGGGTTGTGAGTGCGGGTCTGTGCCGGTGGCCCGGCGACTGTTCGGCGACGGGGCGGCAGGAGCCGCGGCTCTGACGTTCATGCTCAGCGCGCCGGCGATCAATCCGGTCGTGCTGGTCGCGACCGCTGTGGCGTTCCCGGGTCAGCCACAGATGGTGGCCGCCCGCTGCATCGCGTCACTGGCCACCCCGGTGGTCATGGGCATCGTGTGGTCGCGCTGGGGTCGACCCGGCTGGGTCACCCGCATGCTGCCCCGCTCCCACGACGACGCCCCGTCCCGCTGGGTCGCCTTCACCGAGGCCGCCCGGCACGACTTCCTGCAGGCCGCCTCGTACCTCGTGATCGGCGCGGCGGCTGCCGCCACACTGCGGGTTCTGGTGCCGCCGTGGGTGTTCGAGCATCTGGCCGGCCATCTGTTGATCGGTGTCGTGACGATGGCATTGCTGGCGTTCGTGCTGGCGCTCTGTTCGGAGGCCGACGCTTTCGTGGCGGCCAGCCTCACCATGGTGCCGCTGGTACCGCGGCTGGTGTTCTTGGTGGTCGGCCCGGCAGTCGATGTGAAACTCGTTGCGATGCAAGCAGGTTTGTTCGGACGCGGTTTCGCGCTGCGCTTCGCGCCGGCCACACTGGTGGTCGCGACGGTGCTGGCGACGGCGGTGGGACTGGCGCTGCTGTGA
- a CDS encoding alpha/beta family hydrolase, translating to MSDLDEIAGITHEPEGTPAGVVMLTHGAGGSRESPLLIRICDEWASRGWLAVRYNLPYRRRRPKGPPSGSAGGDRDGIVDALTLARSLADGPVIAGGHSYGGRQTSMVVVENPDLADVLTPFSYPLHPPGKPDRLRTEHFGGITIPTVFTHGTADPFGTIEELRAAATLISSPVSIVEVTGARHDLGSKKLDVPTLAVDAALAALS from the coding sequence ATGAGTGACCTCGACGAAATCGCGGGAATCACACACGAACCCGAAGGCACACCGGCCGGAGTGGTGATGCTCACCCACGGCGCCGGCGGGAGCCGGGAGTCGCCGCTGCTGATCCGGATCTGCGATGAGTGGGCGTCCCGCGGCTGGCTGGCGGTGCGCTACAACCTGCCCTATCGGCGACGCCGGCCGAAGGGGCCGCCGTCGGGGTCGGCCGGCGGTGACCGGGATGGCATCGTCGACGCGCTCACGCTGGCCCGCTCGCTGGCCGACGGCCCGGTAATCGCGGGCGGGCACTCCTACGGTGGACGGCAGACCTCGATGGTCGTCGTCGAGAACCCAGACCTCGCCGACGTGTTGACCCCGTTCTCGTATCCGTTGCATCCCCCCGGCAAGCCCGACCGGTTGCGCACCGAGCACTTCGGCGGCATCACCATCCCGACGGTGTTCACCCATGGGACTGCCGACCCGTTCGGGACCATCGAGGAGTTGCGCGCGGCGGCGACGCTCATCAGCTCGCCGGTTTCCATCGTCGAGGTCACCGGAGCACGTCACGACCTGGGCTCCAAGAAGCTCGACGTGCCCACCCTGGCGGTCGACGCGGCGTTGGCGGCGCTGTCCTGA
- a CDS encoding uracil-xanthine permease family protein, with protein MIPLTWTPVESRADENFVVAPHERLSWPRTLGIGAQHVVAMFGATFLVPVLTGFPPATTLLFSGIGTLLFLVITGNRLPSYLGSSFSVIAPVTAAVASHGAGSALGGLIAVGVLLIVIGLAVHLAGTRWIDLALPPVVTGAIVALIGFNLAPAAKTNFEKGPLVGIVTLVLLVAVLAFFRGIVGRLAIFLAVVAGYLLALALGEVDTAGIAAAGWIGLPKFQTPTLNLSVLPMFLPAVIALIAENIGHVKSVGQMTGVDTDPLTGRALAADGLATVLAGCGGGSATTTYAENIGVMAATRVYSTAAYWVAGATAVLLALCPKVGATISAIPPGVLGGATIVLYGLVGVLGVRIWLTNHVDFSLPINQMTAAIALIIGIADFTWTIGNLTFTGIALGSIAALVIYHGMRALGVLRGRRSS; from the coding sequence GTGATCCCCTTGACCTGGACGCCAGTGGAAAGCCGCGCCGATGAGAATTTCGTCGTCGCACCGCACGAGCGGCTGAGCTGGCCCCGCACGCTGGGAATCGGGGCCCAGCACGTGGTGGCCATGTTCGGCGCGACGTTCTTGGTCCCGGTGCTCACCGGCTTCCCGCCCGCCACCACCCTGCTGTTCTCCGGCATCGGCACGCTGCTGTTTCTGGTGATCACCGGCAACCGGCTGCCCAGCTATCTCGGCTCCAGCTTCTCGGTGATCGCTCCGGTAACCGCCGCCGTGGCCTCGCACGGGGCCGGCAGCGCGCTGGGTGGACTGATCGCTGTCGGGGTGTTGCTGATCGTCATCGGTCTGGCCGTGCACCTGGCCGGAACCCGATGGATCGACCTCGCGTTGCCGCCGGTCGTCACCGGTGCCATCGTGGCGCTGATCGGATTCAACCTGGCACCGGCCGCCAAGACGAACTTCGAAAAGGGACCGTTGGTCGGCATCGTCACGCTGGTACTGCTGGTCGCCGTGCTGGCGTTCTTTCGCGGCATCGTCGGGCGGCTGGCGATCTTCCTGGCCGTGGTCGCCGGGTACCTGCTTGCCCTGGCCCTCGGCGAGGTGGACACCGCGGGAATTGCAGCGGCCGGCTGGATCGGACTGCCGAAGTTCCAGACGCCGACGCTGAATCTGTCTGTGCTACCGATGTTTTTACCGGCAGTGATCGCACTGATCGCCGAGAACATCGGGCATGTGAAATCGGTTGGTCAGATGACCGGAGTCGACACCGATCCGCTGACCGGCCGCGCGTTGGCCGCCGACGGTCTGGCGACGGTGCTGGCCGGGTGCGGCGGCGGGTCGGCCACGACGACCTATGCCGAGAACATCGGGGTGATGGCCGCGACGCGCGTCTACTCCACCGCGGCCTACTGGGTGGCGGGCGCGACCGCGGTCCTTCTGGCGTTGTGCCCCAAGGTCGGAGCGACGATCTCGGCCATCCCACCAGGCGTGCTCGGCGGTGCGACGATCGTGCTCTACGGTTTGGTCGGCGTGCTCGGCGTGCGGATCTGGCTGACCAATCATGTCGACTTCAGTCTGCCGATCAACCAGATGACAGCCGCGATCGCACTGATCATCGGAATCGCCGACTTCACTTGGACCATCGGCAATCTCACGTTCACCGGCATCGCGCTCGGCTCGATCGCCGCGCTCGTCATCTACCACGGGATGCGGGCGTTGGGGGTGCTGCGCGGTAGGCGTTCGTCGTGA
- a CDS encoding membrane protein, translating to MSAEPLIKATGVVVAATGLSHFVRPELFESATKSAFPDNTVQHTYIDGGIETAIGLALIAPKTRKLALVGLLAYGAYLGANIARNR from the coding sequence ATGTCTGCAGAGCCGTTGATCAAAGCGACCGGGGTGGTTGTGGCCGCCACCGGGTTGTCGCATTTCGTGCGCCCGGAGTTGTTCGAGTCCGCCACCAAGTCGGCGTTTCCGGACAACACCGTGCAGCACACGTACATCGACGGCGGCATCGAGACCGCGATCGGGTTGGCCCTGATCGCGCCAAAAACCCGCAAGCTCGCGCTGGTCGGGCTGCTGGCTTACGGCGCGTACCTGGGTGCAAATATCGCCCGCAATCGCTGA
- a CDS encoding SGNH/GDSL hydrolase family protein — MSRYVALGSSMAAGPGIKPRAAGSPLPAGRSARNYPHLVAERLSLDLVDVTYSGATTANVLRDRQRGAPPQIEALDGSEELVTVTIGGNDVGYVPLLFAATLPSVLRKLPVLGDTLRELLDPAAREAALNQVGASLREVGEVLRSRSPRARIMFVDYLTLLPPSGTPAPPLATDVADLGRHVARRLADETAAAAGATGCEVVHAADASRDHHAWSDDPWTIGAGSLLPWRPKPWHPNAAGMQAVAELVVAGFRQP; from the coding sequence GTGAGCCGCTACGTCGCTCTCGGTAGCTCGATGGCGGCCGGCCCCGGGATCAAGCCCAGGGCGGCCGGTTCGCCGTTGCCGGCCGGCCGGTCGGCGCGCAACTACCCGCACCTGGTTGCCGAACGTCTGAGCCTCGACCTCGTCGACGTCACCTACTCCGGGGCCACCACCGCGAACGTGCTGCGCGACCGCCAACGCGGTGCGCCGCCCCAGATCGAGGCCCTCGATGGTTCCGAGGAGTTGGTCACCGTCACGATCGGCGGCAACGACGTCGGGTATGTCCCGTTGCTGTTCGCGGCGACGCTGCCGTCGGTGCTGCGTAAGCTTCCGGTGCTCGGTGACACGTTGCGTGAGCTGCTGGATCCCGCCGCTCGTGAAGCCGCGCTGAACCAGGTGGGTGCCTCGCTGCGGGAAGTCGGCGAGGTGTTGCGTAGTCGGTCGCCGCGCGCGCGAATCATGTTCGTGGACTACCTGACTCTGCTGCCGCCATCGGGAACGCCGGCGCCGCCGCTGGCTACCGACGTCGCCGACCTTGGCCGCCACGTCGCGCGGCGGCTGGCGGACGAAACCGCTGCCGCGGCTGGGGCCACCGGGTGTGAGGTGGTCCACGCCGCCGACGCGAGCCGCGATCATCACGCCTGGTCTGATGACCCGTGGACGATCGGCGCCGGCTCGTTGTTGCCGTGGCGTCCGAAACCGTGGCATCCCAATGCCGCAGGCATGCAGGCGGTGGCCGAACTGGTCGTCGCGGGCTTTCGTCAGCCGTAG
- the thiD gene encoding bifunctional hydroxymethylpyrimidine kinase/phosphomethylpyrimidine kinase, which produces MNFLPLTPPGQTPLRVMTIAGSDSGGGAGIQADMRTFALLGVHSLVAVTAVTVQNSMGVKGFHEIPTDIIGGQIEAVVSDIGVQAAKTGMLASSAIIETVAGAWRDLGLAGTTPFVVDPVCASMHGDPLLHPSALETLRTELFPLASLVTPNLDEVRLLVGIDVVDEQTQRDAAKALHALGPQWALVKGGHLRGSTHSPDLLYDGTDFHEFDAPRVDTGHDHGAGDTLGAATACALAHGYSMPEAVAFGKAWVTECLRAAYPLGNGHGPVSALWRLQADE; this is translated from the coding sequence GTGAATTTCCTGCCGTTGACCCCGCCGGGCCAAACCCCGCTGCGGGTCATGACCATCGCCGGCTCCGACTCCGGCGGCGGCGCCGGCATCCAGGCCGACATGCGCACCTTCGCACTGCTCGGCGTCCACTCACTGGTCGCGGTCACCGCCGTTACCGTCCAGAACTCCATGGGAGTCAAGGGCTTTCACGAGATTCCGACCGACATCATCGGCGGACAGATCGAGGCGGTGGTGAGCGACATCGGCGTGCAGGCCGCCAAGACCGGCATGTTGGCGTCGTCGGCGATCATCGAGACGGTCGCGGGCGCCTGGCGTGACCTCGGCCTGGCCGGCACCACGCCGTTCGTCGTCGACCCGGTGTGCGCCTCCATGCACGGCGATCCGCTGCTGCATCCCTCGGCGCTGGAGACCCTGCGTACCGAGCTCTTCCCACTGGCCAGCCTCGTCACGCCCAATCTCGACGAGGTGCGGCTGTTGGTCGGTATCGACGTGGTCGACGAACAGACCCAGCGCGATGCCGCCAAGGCGCTGCACGCGCTGGGGCCGCAGTGGGCGCTGGTGAAGGGCGGTCATCTGCGGGGGTCGACGCACAGTCCGGATCTGCTCTACGACGGCACCGACTTCCACGAGTTCGACGCACCGCGGGTGGACACGGGTCACGACCACGGGGCGGGTGACACGTTGGGCGCGGCGACCGCGTGCGCGCTGGCGCACGGGTATTCGATGCCCGAAGCGGTGGCATTCGGCAAGGCCTGGGTCACCGAGTGCCTGCGTGCGGCCTATCCACTCGGCAACGGGCACGGCCCCGTGTCGGCGCTGTGGCGGCTGCAGGCAGATGAGTGA
- a CDS encoding NAD(P)/FAD-dependent oxidoreductase has protein sequence MGTQLDAIIVGAGFAGIGAAIQLKRLGIENFAVLDREDDLGGTWYVNHYPGLTVDVPTTTYSYFFEPNPNWNRLFSTGAEIKQYADDVADKYDVRRHIRFNTTVESARWDEEDKLWHVTLADGDTCAARYLITATGFLSQPHTPEIPGIESFEGKVVHTADWDDSYDPTNRKIGIIGTGATAVQLIPELAKDAADLTVYQRTAIYVVPKIDIRFGARAKRLFARVPLAQRAIRAVTDFIYEVLVDWGILHYSRFPLGNRAAAGLSKVWRFTVIRDKELRRKLTPDYDFGCKRPTFSNKFYRAFTRPNVHLQASGIDHIEADGIVAKDGTKAVIDTLVLATGFDLWEANFPAIEVIGRDGRNLGKWWRETRFQAYQGVSVPYFPNFLSLASPYAFLGLNFFNSMEYQMRHMDRLFGELRRRGATTFEVTEEANTRYLDEMTELLGTSLFTLGDCASSRSYYFNPSGEATLLRPMTTHQALREASTYPVSDYRVS, from the coding sequence ATGGGTACCCAGCTCGACGCGATCATCGTCGGCGCCGGTTTCGCAGGAATCGGTGCGGCAATCCAGCTCAAACGCCTCGGAATCGAGAACTTCGCCGTGTTGGACCGCGAAGACGATCTCGGCGGCACCTGGTACGTCAACCATTACCCCGGGTTGACCGTCGACGTCCCCACCACGACGTACTCGTACTTCTTCGAGCCCAACCCGAACTGGAACCGGCTCTTTTCCACCGGGGCCGAGATCAAGCAGTACGCCGACGATGTCGCCGACAAGTACGACGTGCGCCGTCACATCCGGTTCAACACGACCGTCGAGAGCGCCCGGTGGGACGAGGAAGACAAGCTGTGGCACGTCACGCTCGCCGACGGTGACACGTGCGCGGCGCGGTATCTGATCACCGCGACGGGCTTCCTGTCGCAGCCGCACACACCCGAGATCCCGGGCATCGAAAGCTTCGAGGGCAAGGTCGTCCACACCGCCGATTGGGACGACAGCTACGACCCGACCAACCGCAAGATCGGGATCATCGGCACTGGCGCCACCGCGGTCCAGTTGATCCCCGAATTGGCCAAGGACGCAGCCGATCTCACCGTCTATCAGCGCACCGCGATCTATGTGGTCCCCAAGATCGACATCAGGTTCGGCGCGCGGGCAAAGCGGCTGTTCGCTCGTGTCCCGCTGGCCCAGCGCGCTATCCGCGCTGTCACCGACTTCATCTATGAGGTGCTGGTCGACTGGGGCATCCTGCACTACAGCCGTTTCCCGCTGGGAAATCGCGCGGCGGCCGGACTGTCCAAGGTGTGGCGCTTCACCGTCATCCGCGACAAGGAACTGCGGCGCAAGCTCACCCCGGACTACGACTTCGGCTGTAAACGGCCGACGTTCTCCAACAAGTTCTATCGAGCCTTCACCAGACCCAATGTGCACCTGCAGGCCAGCGGGATCGACCACATCGAGGCTGACGGGATCGTTGCGAAGGACGGCACCAAGGCCGTCATCGACACCCTGGTGCTGGCAACAGGTTTCGACCTCTGGGAGGCCAACTTCCCGGCCATTGAGGTGATTGGCCGCGACGGCCGGAACCTGGGCAAGTGGTGGCGCGAGACGCGGTTCCAGGCCTACCAAGGCGTGTCGGTTCCCTACTTCCCGAACTTCCTGAGTCTGGCCAGTCCGTATGCGTTCCTCGGGCTGAATTTCTTCAACTCGATGGAATACCAGATGCGGCACATGGACCGGCTCTTCGGTGAGCTGAGGCGCCGCGGGGCGACCACGTTCGAGGTCACCGAGGAAGCCAACACCCGGTACCTCGATGAGATGACCGAGTTGCTCGGCACCTCTTTGTTCACCCTCGGCGACTGCGCGTCCTCGCGGTCGTACTATTTCAATCCCAGTGGTGAGGCGACGCTGTTGCGCCCGATGACTACGCACCAGGCTCTACGCGAGGCATCGACGTATCCGGTGTCCGACTACCGCGTCAGTTAG
- a CDS encoding TIGR03943 family protein, with the protein MRRETENTLLLIVGIALVMVTVTGAYTRYVKPGMLPWLAISAAVLIGLALTAIARDIRRGEAHQHTFHHHRNGIVWLLVLPVIMLIFVVPPALSARAAAPATVSVARSFPPLPPGPAPMLSLPEVLMRVAVGKAGGLDGQPITTTGFTMRNGEQTDLAKIVIICCAADAQLARLHLSGPAAQTAASMPENTWLRVEGTVPSGQTYSGTAAIPTLESIRVVRIDPPANTYG; encoded by the coding sequence GTGAGACGCGAAACCGAGAACACCCTGCTGCTGATCGTCGGCATCGCCCTGGTGATGGTCACGGTCACCGGGGCATACACCCGCTACGTCAAGCCCGGGATGCTGCCGTGGCTCGCGATCTCGGCCGCCGTGCTCATCGGGCTCGCACTGACCGCGATCGCGCGCGACATCCGGCGGGGTGAAGCTCACCAGCATACTTTTCACCATCACCGCAACGGCATCGTCTGGCTGCTGGTGCTGCCGGTGATCATGCTGATCTTCGTGGTGCCACCGGCATTGAGCGCCCGCGCCGCCGCGCCCGCGACGGTGTCCGTCGCACGATCGTTCCCGCCACTGCCGCCTGGACCGGCGCCGATGTTGTCGCTGCCGGAAGTGTTGATGCGGGTGGCTGTCGGCAAGGCCGGGGGGCTGGACGGTCAGCCGATCACCACCACCGGCTTCACCATGCGCAACGGGGAACAGACCGATCTGGCGAAGATCGTCATCATCTGCTGTGCGGCCGACGCGCAACTGGCCCGACTGCACCTGTCCGGGCCCGCCGCACAGACGGCGGCCTCGATGCCGGAAAACACCTGGCTGAGGGTGGAGGGCACTGTCCCCTCCGGCCAAACCTATTCCGGCACAGCGGCGATCCCGACGCTTGAGTCGATCCGCGTCGTGCGAATCGACCCGCCCGCCAACACCTACGGCTGA